The Vitis vinifera cultivar Pinot Noir 40024 chromosome 12, ASM3070453v1 genome has a segment encoding these proteins:
- the LOC132254745 gene encoding AAA-ATPase ASD, mitochondrial-like, with protein MTHPLRIWGHVRRQRQGKKMGETLGNLGSVMATLMFIWAMFRQYFPCDHIEKYSHKLMKFFYPHIQITFDEYGRGHFMRHEFYTAIDTYLSSNTADQANRLKANTAKNNQSLVLTIDDGEEVEDEFEGVKLWWTSRTITAETRTSHSYEQPDEKRYYRLTFHKKHRDLITKKYLSQVLTQGEAIKVRTRQRKLYTNSWSMWSHVVFDHPATFQTLAMEADKKREVIEDLVSFSQAKDFYARIGKAWKRGYLLYGPPGTGKSTMIAAMANLLLYDVYDLELTAVSDNTVLRKLLMQIPSKSITVIEDIDCSLNLTGQRKKMKENKAAEEEEKGPIKKQAKVGDSDEGKTSKVTLSGLLNFIDGLWSASKGERLIVFTTNYMEKLDPALIRRGRMDKHIELSYCSFESFKVLAKNYLELDSHHLFDTIERLLGESKVTPADVAEHLMPKTSVADVETSLKSLVQALEMAKEQAMLKAKEEGKEKESSAREED; from the coding sequence ATGACACATCCCCTGAGAATATGGGGACACGTGAGAAGACAAagacaagggaagaaaatggggGAGACGCTGGGGAATTTGGGGTCTGTAATGGCGACATTGATGTTCATCTGGGCTATGTTCCGGCAATACTTCCCTTGCGACCACATCGAAAAATACTCCCACAAATTGATGAAGTTTTTCTACCCTCACATCCAAATCACTTTCGATGAATACGGCAGAGGTCATTTCATGCGCCATGAATTCTACACCGCCATCGATACCTACCTCAGCTCCAATACCGCCGACCAAGCCAACCGCCTCAAAGCCAACACCGCCAAAAACAACCAGTCACTGGTTCTCACCATTGATGACGGTGAAGAGGTTGAAGATGAGTTTGAGGGAGTGAAGCTGTGGTGGACTTCAAGGACGATCACAGCCGAAACTCGGACCTCCCACTCCTATGAGCAGCCGGATGAGAAGAGGTACTACCGGCTGACTTTCCACAAGAAACACCGGGATTTGATCACCAAGAAGTACCTCAGTCAAGTTTTGACACAAGGGGAGGCGATTAAGGTCAGAACCCGGCAGCGGAAGCTTTATACCAACAGTTGGTCGATGTGGAGCCATGTGGTTTTTGATCACCCTGCAACTTTTCAAACGCTTGCCATGGAGGCTGATAAGAAGAGGGAGGTGATCGAGGACTTGGTTTCTTTCAGCCAGGCTAAGGATTTCTACGCAAGAATTGGGAAAGCTTGGAAGCGGGGTTACCTCCTTTATGGCCCTCCTGGGACGGGAAAATCTACCATGATTGCTGCCATGGCGAATCTGTTGCTGTACGACGTCTATGATCTTGAACTGACGGCGGTCAGTGACAACACCGTGCTGAGGAAGCTGCTGATGCAGATTCCGAGCAAGTCCATCACTGTGATTGAGGACATCGACTGCTCCCTCAACTTGACGGGtcagaggaagaagatgaaggagaACAAGGCGGCCGAGGAGGAAGAGAAGGGCCCCATTAAAAAACAAGCGAAGGTAGGAGACTCTGATGAAGGGAAAACCAGCAAGGTGACTCTCTCCGGGCTGTTGAACTTCATTGACGGCCTTTGGTCGGCCTCCAAGGGGGAAAGGCTAATAGTGTTCACGACGAACTACATGGAGAAGCTCGACCCAGCTCTGATTCGGCGAGGAAGGATGGACAAGCACATCGAATTATCATACTGCAGCTTTGAATCATTCAAGGTGCTGGCTAAGAATTATCTGGAGCTTGATTCCCACCACCTGTTCGACACGATTGAGAGGCTGTTGGGGGAAAGTAAAGTGACCCCAGCTGATGTTGCTGAGCATTTGATGCCTAAGACAAGTGTGGCTGATGTTGAAACAAGCTTGAAGAGCCTGGTTCAGGCATTGGAGATGGCCAAGGAACAAGCAATGTTGAAGGCCAAGGAAGAAGGCAAAGAGAAGGAGTCATCTGCTAGGGAAGAAGATTGA